The following is a genomic window from Sutcliffiella horikoshii.
AAATGCTTGAAGATCGTCAATTCCCTGAAGAATATACAAAGAACCTGTTCAATATCTCTGAAACATCCTCTAACCTGGATGTGGATAGTGAATATACAGCTTTCCCTGTTGAGAACAAGGAATTGTTCAAATCAGGTTTAACGACAATCGTTCCTATTATCGGTGGGGGAGAGCGTCTTGGAACACTGATTCTTGCTCGTCTTCAAGAGCCATTCTCTGATGATGATTTAATCTTGGCTGAGTACGGTGCGACAGTTGTAGGTATGGAGATTCTTCGTGAAAAAGCAGAAGAAATTGAAGAAGAAGCAAGAAGCAAGGCTGTTGTTCAAATGGCAATCAGCTCCCTTTCTTACAGTGAGCTTGAAGCGATCGAGCATATCTTCGAAGAGCTTGATGGAAAAGAAGGTCTTCTTGTTGCAAGTAAAATTGCCGACAGAGTGGGAATCACTCGTTCTGTAATTGTTAACGCACTAAGAAAATTAGAAAGTGCCGGTGTTATCGAATCCCGTTCCCTGGGTATGAAAGGTACTTACATTAAAGTGCTTAACGACAAGTTCCTAATGGAGCTTTCTAAACTAAAATCACATTAATGATAAATATAAAAATGGGTCTGACTCTTATCTGCAAAACGCAGAAGAGTCAGACCCTTTTTATTTATGTTGTTAGAGACTTTCTTATCCTAAAATAGTAATAGGTCTTTGTGCCCAAACAAGAAAATGAGTCAAATTGACGATTTTTTTTAACAATTGACACATAGACATATCGGTTACCTTAATTTACAATAAAAGCATACATATTTCGACAAAAATATATAATTCGTAACAAAAGATATATTTATGGGGGTACTAATGAAGATTTTTTCGACATCAATCCAAGCATTGGAAAAAGGTATACAGTATTCAGGTGCAAAACATAAAGCAATTTCGCATAATATCGCAAACGTTGATACACCAAACTTTAAACGAAAAGAAATAAAGCCAACATTTGGTGAGACTTACCAAAGGGCACTTGAAGCCAATAAAACAGATAACAGACATAGAGAATTTTCCGGAAGCTCGAATAAAGCTTTTAAAATGGATAACACATCTTATTCCTACTCACATAATGGCAATAATGTCGACATAGATAAAGAAATGTCAGATTTGGCTGAAAATCAAATATATTATTACACATTGATTGATCAAATGAGCGGGAAGTTCCAATCCCTTCAAAACGTCATTAAAGGAGGGAGAGCATAATGTCCATGTTTAAAAGCATGAACATCTCGAGCTCAGCCCTTACCGCACAGAGGCTCAGAATGGATGTTATATCATCAAATATGGCAAACGTCGACTCAACCCGCGGGGAATACCGTAACGGGCAGTGGGAACCGTACAGAAGGAAGCTGGTAGAAACCGCTCCAAAGGAAAACAGTTTCCAATCCTATTTACAAAAAGCCTCTGGAAATGGTTTTGGAAGTGGAGTGAAGGTAACAAGGATCAAAGAAGATGATGCTCCTTTCCGGTTAATGTTCGACCCAGAGCACCCGGACGCAAATGAAGATGGATATGTTCAGCTGCCGAATGTCGATCCTTTAAAAGAAATGGTCGACCTTATGAGTGCATCTAGGTCGTATGAAGCGAATGTGACAGTATTTAATGCTTCAAAAGGTATTATGATGAAAACGCTAGAGCTTGGTAAATAAGTGGAGGTCATATAGATGATTACTAAAATAGCTAATTCTAATCAGATGTTTCAGAATCTAAATAGTGTTCAGAAAACAAGTGGGGATGTGCATCAACAATTTTCCACCTATTTAAAAGATGCTCTGAACGAAGTGAACAATGCACAAGTTGCATCAAATCAAATTACTACTAAGTTAGTCAATAATGAGGGAGTAGAGCTTCATGACGTACTGATTGCTCAGCAAAAAGCAAGTGTAGCCATGTCGCTTACGATGGAAGTGAGAAACAAAGGCGTCGAAGCATATCAGGAAATTATGAGAATGCAAGTCTAGCCTAATAGGTAAAGGGTTAAGTAAATCCGCTCCACTTGATACATAAATAACTTTTGTCACTCAAGCGTGACTGTGATCTTACAGATAGAAAAAATGCGGTTATTTACTGCATAACTTTGCTGCAAGATAATAACCGGGGGAATTGACGTAATGAAAGAGAGATTACAAGACATAAAGACAAAAACTTTTTCCTTTTGGACTAATAGAACGAAAGCTCAAAAGACAGCAATGCTCAGTACAGTGATCGTATCTATTTTTGCAATAGCTGCGATGGTGTACTTTCTAACCAAGACAGACATGGCTCCTCTATACAAAGATTTGACCGTACAAGAAACAGGTCAAATTAAGGAAGTGTTAGATGGAAGAGGGATCCAATCACAGATTACAAATAACGGTACCGCTATCTTGGTTCCTCAACAATCGGTAGATTCATTGAAAGTGGAATTGGCTGCAGAGGGCCTTCCGAAAAGTGGAAGCATCGATTATGGTTTTTTTGGAGAAAGATCAGGATTTGGAATGACAGATAATGAGTTCCGAATAATGAAACTGGATGCCATGCAAACAGAACTTGCAAATCTGGTTAAAAGTATTGAAGGTGTGAAAGATGCTCAGGTCATGCTCAGTCTTCCTGAAGAAGGGGTGTTTGTAAGAGAATCGACACAAGAGGCATCAGCTTCCATCGTCATAGAAAACGATCCTGGGTATCAGTTTGACCAGAATCATGTTAATGCGTTGTATCATCTTGTATCAAAGAGTATTCCTAACTTAGCTACAGATAATATCGTCATAATGAACCAAAACTTTGAGTATTTTGATTTGAAAAATAACCAAAATTCCGGAAATACCTTTAATGCAACCACGCAACTAGAGCTGAAGAAGGAAATTGAAAGAGACATCCAAAGACAAGTCCAGCAGATGTTAGGAATGATGATGGGCTACAACAAAGTAATAGTTTCCGTAACCACTGACATTGATTTCACTCAGGAAGCAAGAGAAGAGAATACCGTAACACCAGTTGATCCTGAAAATATGGAAGGGATCGCAGTAAGCGTTGAACGAATTACTGAGAGTTATACAGGTAGTGAAGATGTTGCAGGTGGAGTTCCGGGGACTGGAGAAGCAGATATTCCCGCTTATGTAGCCGGAGGAGGAACTGGCAGTGGTGACTATGAAAGAATGGAAGAAAGAATTAATAATGAAGTTAATAGAATCAGATCTGAAATTGTAGAAAGTCCTTATAAAGTAAGAGATTTAGGCATCCAAGTTATGGTCGAGCCACCTGTCGCTGATGATCCGTTATCAATGCAGGAAAATACGATTGATGATATTAGACAAATATTAAGTACGATTGTCCGTACAACCATTGATAAAAATATGTTAGGGGAAGACCCTGAACTAGCTAACATTGATGAGAAAATCGTTGTTTCCGTTCAAGAGTTCAATGGAAAAGTGGAAATGGAAGAATCAACTGAATCTGCTATTCCAACATGGGTATATATCGCTGCTGGAATCCTTTTAGCTGTCATCCTCTTGTTATTGTTCCTACTATTCAAACGTAGTGGAAAAGAGGAAGAGGAAGAAGTAATGGTTACAGAAGAGGAAACCGTTCAATTCCAAGTGCCTGATATAAACAATGAAAAAGAGTCAGAAAGTTCAGCTCGTCGTAAACAACTAGAAAAAATGGCAAAAGAAAAGCCGGACGAATTTGCGAAACTTTTACGTTCATGGTTGTCGGAATAGAAGGGAAGGGAGACGAATATGGCAAAAGCAACGCAGGCAAAATCCTTTTCAAATAAGCAAAAGGCAGCCATCTTATTGATCTCGCTTGGTCCGGATGTTTCGGCTTCCGTTTACAAGCACTTATCAGAAGAAGAAATCGAGAAATTAACACTTGAAATCAGTGGCGTTCGTACAGTCGATTCTCATATCAAGGAGGATATTCTGGAGGAGTTTCACCAGATCGCCCTTGCTCAAGATTATATCTCTCAAGGCGGAATTGGATACGCCAAAACCGTTTTAGAGAAAGCTTTGGGGAAAGACCAGGCAACAGCCATAATCACTAGGCTTACCTCTTCATTGCAAGTTAAGCCATTTGACTTTGCAAGAAAAGCGGATGCTTCACAAATTCTAAATTTTATTCAAAACGAACACCCACAAACGATTGCACTTGTCTTATCCTACTTGGAACCGACCAAGTCCGGTCAAATATTATCAGAGTTACCGCAAGAATTACAGGCGGATATTGCAAAGAGGATTGCAGTCATGGACAGTACCTCACCTGAGATCATTAATGAGGTAGAGCAAATCCTGGAACGAAAGCTTTCTACTACCGTTACTCGGGATTATACAAACACAGGCGGAATAGATTCTGTGGTCGAAGTGTTAAATCAGGTGGACAGAAGTACAGAAAGAACCATCCTTGACTCCTTGGAAATTCAAGACCCGGAATTGGCAGAAGAAATCAAGAAACGCATGTTTGTATTTGAAGACATTGTGACGCTCGATAATATGGCAATTCAGCGAGTGATTCGTGACGTGGAAAATGAAGATATGATGCTTGCACTGAAGGTTGCGAGTGAAGAGGTCAAAGAGATTGTATTTAAGAATATGTCTAAACGAATGGTAGAAACCATGAAAGACGATATGGAATACATGGGCCCTGTTCGCTTGAAGGATGTGGAAGAGTCTCAATCTAGAATCGTAGGAATCATTAGAAAGCTTGAAGAAGCAGGAGAAATTGTCATTGCTCGTGGCGGAGGAGATGACATCATTGTCTAAGTTAATAAAATCTTTTTCTCTAAAAGAAGGATATTCAGAATCTATTTCTATAAAAGTTGCTCCCATTTTCAACAAGAAACAAACGGATGCGAAAAAAGAAACAGTACTTGGTCATAGTATAGAATCCATTAATCATGCCATTGAAAAGGCAAATCGTGAGGCCGCCGATATTATAGAACGAGCATCCTTAGAAAGACAAAAAGCTGCAAAGGCGATTGAGGAAGATAAGAAAGCCTGGGAGTCAGAGAAAGAGTCTTGGATGAAAAATGCATATGATGAAGGTCATCATCAAGGATATCAAGCAGGTGAAAAGCAGGCGCAAGCATCATATGAAGAGAAACTTAACGAAGCTAACCAAATGATTGAGCTTGCCAAATTACATTATAATGAAAAACTTGACAGTTCAGTGGAGTCCATCGTCCTGCTTAGTGTAAAAGTGGCGGAAAAGATTATTGGGTCTTCCTTGGATTCAGATCCTTCTACTTTTACGCAGTTGGTTCAAACAGCTCTTAAAGAAGTAAAAGAAAAAGAAGAAATAAAAATTTATGTAAGTCCTAATCAATACCCAACTCTTATGATGAATAAACAGGTTTTGCAAAATATCATCAATAGCCAGTTTGAACTTATTATCTATCCTGACGGGGAGTTAGAAGACAACGGCTGCTGGATTGATTCAACTGCAGGCAGAATCGATGTTTCTATAGATACTCAATTGAAGGAAATGAAAGAACATCTTTTACAACTTGTAAGAGCGGAGTTGTAACCATGTTGACAATTGAACAATTACTGCAAGAAATTGACACAATGAATCCGTACAGACGCTATGGAAAAGTAAAAAGGGTTATAGGACTTATGATTGAGTCTAAGGGGCCAGAAAGCTCCATCGGGGATGTATGCAATATCATCATTAATAAAAAGAAAAAAAGAATCGTACAAGCAGAGGTTGTCGGCTTCAGAGATGATCACGTTATCTTAATGCCATTTACAGATATCCAGGATATTGGACCAGGTTGTATGGTGGAGGCGACAAATAACCCTTTAGAAATTAGAATCGGTGAAGAGTTAAGGGGTAAGGTACTTGATGCATTGGGCAAACCGCTGGATCAAGAGGAGGAATTACCTGTCGGCTTAGGTAAGTACCCTACAGACCAAGCACCACCAAATCCTATGACGCGACCATCTATTGCAGAAGAGTTGGAAGTGGGAGTGAAAGTCATTGACGGCCTGCTTACAGTTGGCAAAGGGCAGAGGGTCGGAATCTTTGCAGGTAGCGGAGTCGGGAAAAGTACACTTCTTGGGATGATTGCACGAAACACCCATGCAGATATTAATGTGATAGCACTTATAGGTGAACGAGGCAGAGAGGTTCGAGATTTCTTGGAACGTGACCTTGGTCCTGAAGGATTAAAACGATCCATCGTTATTGTTGCAACATCCGATCAACCGGCTCTAATGCGGATAAAAGGGGCATATACAGCAACGGCGATTTCGGAGTATTTCCGAGATATGGGCTATAATGTCATGCTCATGATGGATTCAGTGACAAGGGTGGCAATGGCGCAAAGAGAGGTTGGCTTGGCAGTGGGAGAACCGCCAACGACCAAAGGGTATACTCCTAGCGTATTTTCCATGCTCCCTAAGTTGTTGGAAAGAACCGGCACTAACCAACATGGGTCCATCACTGCCTTCTATACAGTGCTAGTGGATGGGGATGACATGAATGAGCCAATAGCTGATACAGTTCGCGGGATACTTGACGGTCATTTTGTTTTAGATAGAGATCTTGCAAATAAAGGGCAATACCCGGCAATTAACGTGTTAAAAAGTGTCAGTCGAGTCATGAACCATATCGTTGATACTGAACATAAAAGAGCTGCGGAATCCTTGAGGGAAAAGCTTTCGAAATATTACCAAGCAGAAGACCTTATCAACATTGGGGCTTATAAGCGCGGAAGCTCCAGAGAAATTGATGATGCCATTCAATCCTACCCGGCCATCATAAACTATTTAAAACAAGAAGTAGATGATAGCTGGAAGTTTGCTGATACAAAGAAAGAACTAACAAACTTAATGAAGTAGGTGGTAGGCATGACTGTTAGAAGAGGCCGTTTAGAAAAGCTGTTGGTGGTGAAAAAAGCCGAAAAAGATCAGGCAAGTTCAGAGTATCAAACGGCAATTTCACAGTTTGAAACAGAAGGCCAAACCTTATATGAATTATTAAAGAAGAAAGAGCAATTAGATGAAGTTTTGCAAGTTAGTCTCCAAAATGGAATACCAATAGAAACACTTAAACAGCAGCAATTTTTCATGGGGAACTTGGAAAAAAACTTGCTTCACCAACAAAAAAAAGTAAGCCATGCGAGAGCGTTCATGAATTTGAAAGAAGAAAAACTAAAAGAACAATCGGTTGAATGTAAAAAATATGAAGTGTTGGATAACAAAGAAAAACTTTATTGGAAGCAGAATGATCTTAAAGTGGAGGCAACATTTATAGACGAACTCTCCATTCTTCAATATTCGCAACACACGAATAGGTGAATAAAAAATGAAAAAAGAAAAACAAACAGAAGAAGTAGAAGAAAAATATACATTCTTGCAAAAGCTTTTGTACTTGTTTATCATTCCGCTTCTTTTCACTCTTGTCATTGTACTGGGCTATCTGACGTATGAAGGGAAAAATGTATTTGAAGTTGCCCAATCTTTTCTCCCTGCCAACGAAGAAATGATTACAAATGAAGAAAAAAAAGAGGAAGAAGATGAAGCGTCATCTTCCAAACAAAATGAGAGTACAAATTCACAAGAAATCATTCTTTTAGAAAGGCAAGTTAGTGAAAAGGAAAGGGAGATCACTAAGCTTGTTGCAAGTCTAGAAGAGGCGAATAGTAAAATAGAAGATTTAGAGAAACAACAACAAGAAATAAAATCCTCAACCAAAGAGTTGGCCAAGCTATATGAAGGAATGTCCACCAAAAAGGCTGCTCAAATCATGATGGAATTGGATGAAGAGATGGCACTCCTGATCTTAAATGAATTAAGCACTTCCAAAACTGCTTCAATATTAGGACAGATAGAGCCAGAACAGGCAGCTAGATTTACGGAACTACTAGCCGATAATGAATAGGTTTTTAGAAAGGAATGAAAGAAGTGAACTTTTTTGTAACAGGTGAAGCTTCTGCTTCCGTCGGTACAAGCAAGAAAATGTCTTTAGACGGAGTGAAAAAGTCAGAGCAACTAACCGAAAATGAGTCGGGCAGTTTCCGTTCTATCTTGTCTGAAAGTCTCCTTTCTGCCATGTTGTCACTTTCTCAGCCTAATAGTGAGATGGCAGAAGAAGAAAATGTTGCGGTGGAGAAATTAATGGAAGAATTCGATGACATCATGACATTGCAGCTTACCATGCTTAATGAACTTCAAGAATGGCAAAACATGCAGACAGATTCATCTGACAATAAAGAGCTCCCAGAAGAATACTTCCATTTATTAGAGGATGTGATGGCGATGATATCCCTCCTCTCAAACCTAGACGGCAACATGCAAGGGAAGGTCGATAAGCAGTTGATACAACCATTCACTCAGCTATCAGAAAGAGTGATGATGTTTATGAAAAGTTATATTACGACAGTGGATGAAAAGGTAGATTTGCAACAACCAACGACAAAAGAACAGTCAAACATTAAAGATCTTTTAAAGGCTATAGATATCAAGATTGGAAAGGTAGAACAGTTAGTAAGAGCAACGCAACTTCCCAATCAATCATCAACATCTGATTCGCCTTCAACAAAAACCGCTTTTGTGCCAAATAATGAAACGTTTCTACAAAACGGTCCCGTTACGATGAATTTGTTGCAACAACCAAAACAAACGACGATTCAATGGGTAGTGGATACTACTACAAATGAGGTTGCGCGAGAACAATTGATGCAAAAGCTTGAAGGTATCCTGTCTAAAACAACTACAAGGCTAGTTAACGGTAATCAGTCCATGACCATCAGGTTGGCTCCCGATCATCTTGGAACATTACATATAAAATTGCAGGAAACGCAAAACGGCTTAGTCACTAAACTTGTTGTCCATTCCAAGTCCGCTGCATCGCTTCTTGAAAGCGGTATTGCCAATTTGAAACAGACTCTTGCTCAGGCGAATGCGAATGTGGATAAGATTGAAATTGTGTTTTTAGATCAAGAGCAAAAGTTCACACAACAGCATAAAGGAACAAATGAAGAAAATGCTCAAGCAAAGCAATCCTTTAAGCAGGACAAGCAACAAGACGATTCAGATCAATCTTTTGAAGATGTCCTTTTAGAAGAGTTAGAAATAATAATCCCTGAAGGTGAGAGAACATGACAAATACAATTTCATCTGATCTTTACATTCAGAACCGTCCGGTGGAATCATCTAATCAGAACAATGTGATGGGAAAGGACGACTTTCTGCGTCTCCTAATTGCCCAATTACAAAATCAGGATCCATTAAATCCGATGGAAGACAGAGAATTCATTGCCCAAATGGCAAATTTCTCTTCTCTTGAACAAATGGCGAACTTGAATAAGAGCATGGAAGGATTTATAGACACCCAGAATAAAATGAACGTACTCTCCCTGCAACAGTATCTAGGCTCAGAACTTACGTGGCAACACACGTATATGGTGGAAGACGAACCATTTGTCGAAATGAAGAACGGCACGGTCACAAGTATCTCCATGCAAGATGGAAAGGCGAGACTTATCATGGACGATGGAAGTGACATCACTGTAGAGCAAATTACAAAGGTGAATCAGTCTGGAGAGATTTCTCAAGGTGGAAATGCCTCCCTACTATCAGCAAGTCACCTTATTGGAAAGAAAGTTTCCATCACTTTAGGGGAAGAATCCTTTGAAAACGTCTTGGTTAACTCCGTACTTACCAAGGATGGAAAAATTCATCTCACAGTTACAGATGAACGCCTGTCAGATAAAAAGATACCGTTAGAAGCCATCCGCCAAATTACACAATAAATAGTGGTAGAACAGAAAGCAAAATAAGGGGGAAAAAAGAATGTTACGTTCCATGTATTCAAGTATCGGAGCACTAAGAAACTTTCAAACTAAATTAGATGTGATTGGTAACAATATTGCAAATGTCAATACGTATGGTTTTAAAAAAGGAAGAGCGACTTTTCAAGAGATGATGGTCCAACAACTGTCAGGTGCAAGCGGACCAGCAGCAGGTAAAGGTGGAGTTAATGCGAAGCAAATCGGTCTAGGATCTATGATTAGTTCGATTGATACCATCCAAACTCAAGGGTCTCTGCAAACTACTGCAAGACCACTTGATTTAGCCTTATCCGGAGATGGATTCTTCGCAGTAGCCTCCATTGCAGATGTTACAAGAGTGAATGTTGATAGTGACACCAACTATGGTGATAACAAGATATTAGGTGGTGCCATTAATAATGCGGTAGCCATGAACTACACAAGATCAGGTAACTTCTACCTTGATAATAACGGATACATCGTGAACTCAAATGGAATGTACATGATTGGAGAAACAGGGGAAAAGAGAATTCCAAATGACCAAATCATGGAAGCGTCCAACGCTGCCTTGAATTCTGGTGAAATATTCTTCGATGAATACAGAGACTTCAGAAATGACACCAACAAATTCCTTGACCTTGCCATGAAGTTCTTGGAGGCTCAACGGACTTTTGAGGATGCTGAGAAAGCAAATCTGGAATCAGGCGGAAATGATCCTCAACTTGCGGCAGCTGCGACAGCAGCAGAAACAGCAAGGAATAATGCAGCAACCCAATTTAATGATTTCAATACAGATATTTATGTGAATCAAAGAACGGCATTCACGACTTCAGCCCAAAACATGAACAACGGCATTGATAGTTTTATAGGTGAAACTGGTGAAATAGCTTACAGAATGATTGACCCTGTTGTCCAGGCCCCTACTATCCCGATACCTAACGGAGCAACAGCCAATGTCAACGACCTTTCAAATCTCGTAAGCTATGCTCAATCTGTAAAGACAAGCCTAGACACAGCATTTAAAACTTTCGAAAACTTCATCGCCAAAGCTGAAATGGTCCAACAACCTACATGGACAGATTCGTTAAGCGGCAGTCCTGGTCTAATTCAGATTCCGCCTAACGCAAGAAGCTTCAGTATCTCAGGTGATGGTAAAGTGAACTTTATCGATCAATTTGGGGAGTTAAAAGTTGCTGGGCAGTTAATGTTAGCAAAGTTCCCGAATGATGCTGGTCTAGAAAGAATTGGAGAAAATTTATTCCAGCAAT
Proteins encoded in this region:
- the codY gene encoding GTP-sensing pleiotropic transcriptional regulator CodY; translated protein: MPLLQKTRTINAMLQRAAGKPVNFKEMSETLCNVIEANVFVLSRRGKLLGYSINQQIENERMIKMLEDRQFPEEYTKNLFNISETSSNLDVDSEYTAFPVENKELFKSGLTTIVPIIGGGERLGTLILARLQEPFSDDDLILAEYGATVVGMEILREKAEEIEEEARSKAVVQMAISSLSYSELEAIEHIFEELDGKEGLLVASKIADRVGITRSVIVNALRKLESAGVIESRSLGMKGTYIKVLNDKFLMELSKLKSH
- the flgB gene encoding flagellar basal body rod protein FlgB, with the protein product MKIFSTSIQALEKGIQYSGAKHKAISHNIANVDTPNFKRKEIKPTFGETYQRALEANKTDNRHREFSGSSNKAFKMDNTSYSYSHNGNNVDIDKEMSDLAENQIYYYTLIDQMSGKFQSLQNVIKGGRA
- the flgC gene encoding flagellar basal body rod protein FlgC, with the protein product MSMFKSMNISSSALTAQRLRMDVISSNMANVDSTRGEYRNGQWEPYRRKLVETAPKENSFQSYLQKASGNGFGSGVKVTRIKEDDAPFRLMFDPEHPDANEDGYVQLPNVDPLKEMVDLMSASRSYEANVTVFNASKGIMMKTLELGK
- the fliE gene encoding flagellar hook-basal body complex protein FliE encodes the protein MFQNLNSVQKTSGDVHQQFSTYLKDALNEVNNAQVASNQITTKLVNNEGVELHDVLIAQQKASVAMSLTMEVRNKGVEAYQEIMRMQV
- the fliF gene encoding flagellar basal-body MS-ring/collar protein FliF, with protein sequence MKERLQDIKTKTFSFWTNRTKAQKTAMLSTVIVSIFAIAAMVYFLTKTDMAPLYKDLTVQETGQIKEVLDGRGIQSQITNNGTAILVPQQSVDSLKVELAAEGLPKSGSIDYGFFGERSGFGMTDNEFRIMKLDAMQTELANLVKSIEGVKDAQVMLSLPEEGVFVRESTQEASASIVIENDPGYQFDQNHVNALYHLVSKSIPNLATDNIVIMNQNFEYFDLKNNQNSGNTFNATTQLELKKEIERDIQRQVQQMLGMMMGYNKVIVSVTTDIDFTQEAREENTVTPVDPENMEGIAVSVERITESYTGSEDVAGGVPGTGEADIPAYVAGGGTGSGDYERMEERINNEVNRIRSEIVESPYKVRDLGIQVMVEPPVADDPLSMQENTIDDIRQILSTIVRTTIDKNMLGEDPELANIDEKIVVSVQEFNGKVEMEESTESAIPTWVYIAAGILLAVILLLLFLLFKRSGKEEEEEVMVTEEETVQFQVPDINNEKESESSARRKQLEKMAKEKPDEFAKLLRSWLSE
- the fliG gene encoding flagellar motor switch protein FliG encodes the protein MAKATQAKSFSNKQKAAILLISLGPDVSASVYKHLSEEEIEKLTLEISGVRTVDSHIKEDILEEFHQIALAQDYISQGGIGYAKTVLEKALGKDQATAIITRLTSSLQVKPFDFARKADASQILNFIQNEHPQTIALVLSYLEPTKSGQILSELPQELQADIAKRIAVMDSTSPEIINEVEQILERKLSTTVTRDYTNTGGIDSVVEVLNQVDRSTERTILDSLEIQDPELAEEIKKRMFVFEDIVTLDNMAIQRVIRDVENEDMMLALKVASEEVKEIVFKNMSKRMVETMKDDMEYMGPVRLKDVEESQSRIVGIIRKLEEAGEIVIARGGGDDIIV
- the fliH gene encoding flagellar assembly protein FliH, coding for MSKLIKSFSLKEGYSESISIKVAPIFNKKQTDAKKETVLGHSIESINHAIEKANREAADIIERASLERQKAAKAIEEDKKAWESEKESWMKNAYDEGHHQGYQAGEKQAQASYEEKLNEANQMIELAKLHYNEKLDSSVESIVLLSVKVAEKIIGSSLDSDPSTFTQLVQTALKEVKEKEEIKIYVSPNQYPTLMMNKQVLQNIINSQFELIIYPDGELEDNGCWIDSTAGRIDVSIDTQLKEMKEHLLQLVRAEL
- the fliI gene encoding flagellar protein export ATPase FliI, giving the protein MLTIEQLLQEIDTMNPYRRYGKVKRVIGLMIESKGPESSIGDVCNIIINKKKKRIVQAEVVGFRDDHVILMPFTDIQDIGPGCMVEATNNPLEIRIGEELRGKVLDALGKPLDQEEELPVGLGKYPTDQAPPNPMTRPSIAEELEVGVKVIDGLLTVGKGQRVGIFAGSGVGKSTLLGMIARNTHADINVIALIGERGREVRDFLERDLGPEGLKRSIVIVATSDQPALMRIKGAYTATAISEYFRDMGYNVMLMMDSVTRVAMAQREVGLAVGEPPTTKGYTPSVFSMLPKLLERTGTNQHGSITAFYTVLVDGDDMNEPIADTVRGILDGHFVLDRDLANKGQYPAINVLKSVSRVMNHIVDTEHKRAAESLREKLSKYYQAEDLINIGAYKRGSSREIDDAIQSYPAIINYLKQEVDDSWKFADTKKELTNLMK
- the fliJ gene encoding flagellar export protein FliJ, which produces MTVRRGRLEKLLVVKKAEKDQASSEYQTAISQFETEGQTLYELLKKKEQLDEVLQVSLQNGIPIETLKQQQFFMGNLEKNLLHQQKKVSHARAFMNLKEEKLKEQSVECKKYEVLDNKEKLYWKQNDLKVEATFIDELSILQYSQHTNR
- a CDS encoding MotE family protein, whose translation is MKKEKQTEEVEEKYTFLQKLLYLFIIPLLFTLVIVLGYLTYEGKNVFEVAQSFLPANEEMITNEEKKEEEDEASSSKQNESTNSQEIILLERQVSEKEREITKLVASLEEANSKIEDLEKQQQEIKSSTKELAKLYEGMSTKKAAQIMMELDEEMALLILNELSTSKTASILGQIEPEQAARFTELLADNE
- a CDS encoding flagellar hook-length control protein FliK, with translation MKEVNFFVTGEASASVGTSKKMSLDGVKKSEQLTENESGSFRSILSESLLSAMLSLSQPNSEMAEEENVAVEKLMEEFDDIMTLQLTMLNELQEWQNMQTDSSDNKELPEEYFHLLEDVMAMISLLSNLDGNMQGKVDKQLIQPFTQLSERVMMFMKSYITTVDEKVDLQQPTTKEQSNIKDLLKAIDIKIGKVEQLVRATQLPNQSSTSDSPSTKTAFVPNNETFLQNGPVTMNLLQQPKQTTIQWVVDTTTNEVAREQLMQKLEGILSKTTTRLVNGNQSMTIRLAPDHLGTLHIKLQETQNGLVTKLVVHSKSAASLLESGIANLKQTLAQANANVDKIEIVFLDQEQKFTQQHKGTNEENAQAKQSFKQDKQQDDSDQSFEDVLLEELEIIIPEGERT
- the flgD gene encoding flagellar hook assembly protein FlgD, with amino-acid sequence MTNTISSDLYIQNRPVESSNQNNVMGKDDFLRLLIAQLQNQDPLNPMEDREFIAQMANFSSLEQMANLNKSMEGFIDTQNKMNVLSLQQYLGSELTWQHTYMVEDEPFVEMKNGTVTSISMQDGKARLIMDDGSDITVEQITKVNQSGEISQGGNASLLSASHLIGKKVSITLGEESFENVLVNSVLTKDGKIHLTVTDERLSDKKIPLEAIRQITQ
- a CDS encoding flagellar hook-basal body complex protein, whose amino-acid sequence is MLRSMYSSIGALRNFQTKLDVIGNNIANVNTYGFKKGRATFQEMMVQQLSGASGPAAGKGGVNAKQIGLGSMISSIDTIQTQGSLQTTARPLDLALSGDGFFAVASIADVTRVNVDSDTNYGDNKILGGAINNAVAMNYTRSGNFYLDNNGYIVNSNGMYMIGETGEKRIPNDQIMEASNAALNSGEIFFDEYRDFRNDTNKFLDLAMKFLEAQRTFEDAEKANLESGGNDPQLAAAATAAETARNNAATQFNDFNTDIYVNQRTAFTTSAQNMNNGIDSFIGETGEIAYRMIDPVVQAPTIPIPNGATANVNDLSNLVSYAQSVKTSLDTAFKTFENFIAKAEMVQQPTWTDSLSGSPGLIQIPPNARSFSISGDGKVNFIDQFGELKVAGQLMLAKFPNDAGLERIGENLFQQSNNSGTMDKNGDGIQLEEMFRPGDDGAASIISGTLEMSNVDLSEEFTEMITAQRGFQANTRIITTSDEILQELVNLKR